One Nicotiana tomentosiformis chromosome 4, ASM39032v3, whole genome shotgun sequence genomic window carries:
- the LOC138909696 gene encoding uncharacterized protein: protein MAGYNACILGIRMVVDINVKKLLVIWDFDLLIHQVQGEWSTKNVKILLYLHCVNELCKKFTKIELKHIPRIQNEFADALAFLSSMIQHPDKNYIDPMKFRATREYPENATNAQKRALRRLENHFFLNGEVLYRRTPDLGLLRCIHVAEATRLLEEIHATTCGPHNNGFTLAKKILRAGNFWMTMENDNICYVQKCHQCQIHGDFIQVLPNHLNVMGSPWSFTVWGMDMIRPIEPAASNGHHFILEVIDYFTKWVEASTYKAITKKVVDDFIWNNIIYSFGIPESMITDNAANLNSDLVRDIYEKFKIVHHNYTVCRPQIIGASSSQ from the exons ATGGCTGGATACAACGCATGCATCCTTGGGATCAGAATGGTAGTCGACATTAACGTCAAAAAACTCTTGGTCATATGGGATTTCGATTTattgatacaccaagtccaagggGAATGGTCCACTAAAAATGTCAAGATCCTTCTGTACCTGCACTGCGTGAATgagctatgcaagaagttcacaaagattgagCTCAAGCACATCCCTaggattcagaacgagttcgcTGATGCCCTTGCATTTCTATCATCTATGATTCAGCATCCGGACAAGAACTATATCGACCCTAT GAAATTCCGTGCAACCAGAGAATATCCAGAAAATGCTACTAATGCTCAAAAGCGAGCCCTTAGGAGGCTGGAAAACCACTTTTTCCTCAACGGGGAAGTCCTGTACAGGAGGACCCCGGAtttaggtttgttgagatgtATACATGTTGCCGAGGCAACCAGGTTATTAGAAGAAATACATGCAACAACATGTGGACCCCATAATAATGGCTTCACATTAGCCAAAAAGATCTTGAGAGCTGGaaacttttggatgactatggaaaatGACAATATCTGCTACGtacagaagtgtcaccagtgccagattcaTGGGGATTTCATCCAGGTTCTGCCAAATCATTTAAACGTGATGGGCTCACCCTGGTCGTTCACTGTTTGGGGCATGGACATGATTAGACCTATAGAGCCTGCCGCATCAAATGGGCATCACTTCATATTGGAAGTTATCGACTATTtcactaaatgggtcgaagcatcTACTTATAAGGCTATCACAAAAAAGGTAGTGGATGATTTTATCTGGAACAACATCATCTATAGCTTTGGAATACCGGAGTCTATGATCACTGACAATGCTGCTAACCTCAACAGCGATCTCGTGAGAGACATCTACGAGAAGTTCAAAATCGTCCACCATAATTACACAGTCTGCAGACCACAAATCATTGGGGCATCGAGCAGCCAATAA